A window of the Lysinibacillus irui genome harbors these coding sequences:
- a CDS encoding iron-containing alcohol dehydrogenase, which translates to MSDVLKQFVMPKTNLFGPGAIQEVGKRLNDLEVKKTLIVTDEGLHKLGLSEQIANIITAAGIDVAIFPKAEPNPTDQNIEEGVAVYHAESCDSIVSLGGGSAHDAAKGIGLIASNGGRIHDYEGVDQSQNPLVPLIAINTTAGTASEMTRFTIITDTARKVKMAIVDKHVTPLLSINDPELMIGLPPALTAATGVDALTHAIESFVSTNATPITDACAEKVLQLIPEYLPRAYANGGDLEAREQMVYAQFLAGMAFNNASLGYVHAIAHQLGGYYNLPHGVCNAILLPHVCRFNVTARTERFARIAELLGENVDGLSKRDAAEKAITAIEKLSKDLNIPSGFRELGAKDEDIEILAKNAMLDVCAETNPRKATLEDIKQIITNAMGPVAKKEESLEAIALS; encoded by the coding sequence ATGTCAGACGTTCTAAAGCAATTTGTTATGCCGAAAACAAACTTATTTGGACCTGGAGCAATTCAAGAAGTTGGTAAACGCTTAAATGATTTAGAAGTGAAGAAGACATTAATCGTAACAGATGAGGGCTTGCACAAATTAGGTCTCTCTGAACAAATTGCAAATATCATTACAGCTGCTGGAATTGATGTAGCAATTTTCCCTAAAGCAGAACCAAATCCAACAGATCAAAACATTGAAGAGGGCGTTGCAGTGTATCATGCAGAAAGCTGTGATTCAATCGTTTCTCTTGGAGGAGGTAGCGCTCACGATGCAGCAAAAGGTATCGGACTTATTGCTTCGAATGGTGGACGCATTCACGATTATGAAGGCGTTGATCAATCACAAAATCCACTTGTGCCATTAATTGCGATTAATACAACTGCTGGTACTGCTAGTGAAATGACTCGTTTCACTATTATTACGGATACAGCAAGAAAAGTAAAAATGGCCATTGTTGATAAACATGTGACACCGTTACTTTCCATTAATGATCCTGAATTAATGATTGGTTTACCTCCTGCACTAACAGCAGCTACTGGGGTTGATGCACTAACACATGCTATTGAATCATTTGTTTCGACAAATGCAACCCCAATTACGGATGCTTGTGCAGAAAAGGTACTTCAACTTATCCCTGAATACCTTCCTCGTGCCTATGCAAATGGTGGCGACTTAGAAGCACGTGAGCAAATGGTTTATGCTCAATTTTTAGCTGGTATGGCCTTCAATAACGCTTCACTTGGGTATGTCCATGCAATTGCTCATCAGTTAGGCGGTTACTACAATCTACCTCATGGTGTATGTAATGCTATTTTATTGCCACATGTTTGCCGCTTCAATGTAACTGCACGTACTGAGCGATTTGCTCGTATTGCTGAGTTATTAGGTGAAAACGTGGATGGTTTAAGTAAACGTGATGCTGCTGAAAAAGCAATTACAGCCATCGAAAAACTATCAAAAGATTTAAATATTCCTAGCGGCTTCCGTGAATTAGGGGCAAAAGATGAAGATATTGAAATCTTGGCTAAAAATGCAATGTTAGATGTTTGTGCTGAGACAAATCCTCGTAAAGCAACATTAGAGGATATTAAACAAATCATCACAAATGCAATGGGGCCTGTAGCGAAAAAAGAGGAGTCCCTCGAAGCAATCGCACTTTCTTAA
- a CDS encoding cobalamin-binding protein — protein MRLISICPSNTELVAYLGLTDQLVGVDDFSDWPSTVKDLPQLGPDLSIHMDSLEALAPDLVLASLSVPGMEKNIEELQKRNIPHIVFNANSLEEIAQDLLTLGRACDVEERAKVIMDEYLQSIKEMRSIAQTIAKKPSVYWEWWPNPIFTPGKINWLTEISAIAGGVNLFQDVELASVQTNWADIIKRNPDYIMMAWVGVAFERIQPAILLKRPHAQELHAIQMERLHVMEEWLYCRPSPRLIEGAIKLAKMLHPQEYEHIEHPSFL, from the coding sequence ATGCGATTAATTTCAATTTGTCCTAGCAATACAGAGCTTGTCGCCTATTTAGGACTGACTGACCAGCTTGTTGGAGTGGATGATTTCTCCGATTGGCCATCAACTGTAAAAGATTTACCACAACTTGGCCCAGATTTATCAATTCATATGGACTCTTTAGAGGCATTAGCACCCGATCTTGTCCTTGCTTCCTTAAGTGTGCCTGGTATGGAAAAAAATATCGAGGAATTACAAAAAAGAAATATCCCTCATATTGTTTTTAATGCCAACTCATTAGAGGAAATCGCACAGGATCTACTGACCCTTGGGAGAGCCTGTGATGTAGAAGAACGCGCCAAAGTAATCATGGATGAATACTTACAATCGATTAAAGAGATGCGCTCTATTGCACAAACGATTGCCAAGAAACCTAGCGTCTATTGGGAATGGTGGCCTAACCCTATTTTTACACCTGGAAAAATAAATTGGCTAACAGAAATTAGTGCAATTGCTGGAGGAGTCAATCTATTCCAAGATGTAGAGTTAGCCAGTGTTCAAACAAATTGGGCTGATATCATTAAGCGAAATCCCGACTACATTATGATGGCTTGGGTAGGTGTAGCTTTTGAACGGATACAACCAGCCATTTTATTAAAACGTCCACATGCCCAAGAGCTACATGCCATTCAAATGGAACGTCTTCATGTGATGGAAGAATGGCTTTATTGTCGCCCATCTCCTCGTCTTATTGAAGGTGCTATAAAGCTTGCTAAAATGCTACACCCTCAAGAATATGAGCATATAGAACATCCAAGTTTTTTATAG